Proteins from a single region of Equus asinus isolate D_3611 breed Donkey chromosome 17, EquAss-T2T_v2, whole genome shotgun sequence:
- the F2 gene encoding prothrombin yields the protein MAHVRGLWLPGCLALATLFGLVHSQHVFLAPQHALSLLQRVRRANSGFLEELRKGDLERECVEEQCSYEEAFEALESSSATEAFWAKYTACESVRKPREKLVECLEGNCAEGLGMNYRGHVNFTRSGIECQLWRSRYPHKPEINCTTHPGADLQENFCRNPDGSSSGPWCYTTDPTVRREECSIPVCGGHGVTAPLTPYSSSTKNLSPSLESCVPDRGQQYQGRLAVTTHGSPCLVWASSDAEALSKDQDFNREVKLVENFCRNPDGDEEGVWCYVAGKPGYFEYCDLNYCEDPLDEEAEDQFGEDPDAPIEGRTTDQDFPLFFDVKTFGSGEADCGLRPLFEKKSVEDKTEKELLDSYIDGRIVEGWDAELGLAPWQVMIFRKSPQELLCGASLISDRWVLTAAHCLLYPPWDKNFTENDLLVRIGKHSRTRYERGVEKISMLEKIYIHPKYNWRDNLDRDIALLKLRRPIAFSDHVHPVCLPDKETTTRLFHAGYKGRVTGWGNLKETWTGHIGEVQPSVLQVVNLPIVEHSVCKASTRIRITDNMFCAGFKPDEGRRGDACEGDSGGPFVMKNPFNNRWYQIGVVSWGEGCDRNGKYGFYTHVFRLKKWIQKVIGRSGG from the exons ATGGCGCACGTCCGCGGCCTGTGGCTACCTGGCTGCCTGGCCCTGGCTACCCTGTTTGGCCTTGTGCACAGCCAGCATG TGTTCCTGGCCCCTCAGCACGCATTATCACTGCTCCAGCGGGTCCGCCGCGCCAACAGcggcttcctggaggagctgcGCAAGGGCGACCTGGAGCGGGAGTGTGTGGAGGAGCAGTGCAGCTACGAGGAGGCCTTCGAGGCCCTGGAGTCTTCCAGCGCCACG GAAGCGTTCTGGGCGAAGTACACAG CTTGTGAGTCGGTGAGGAAACCTCGAGAAAAGCTCGTTGAATGTCTGGAAG GTAACTGTGCCGAAGGTCTGGGTATGAACTACCGAGGGCACGTGAACTTTACCCGGTCAGGCATCGAGTGCCAGCTGTGGAGGAGTCGCTACCCACACAAGCCCGA AATCAACTGCACCACCCACCCTGGGGCCGACCTGCAGGAGAATTTCTGCCGCAACCCAGATGGCAGCTCTTCCGGGCCCTGGTGCTACACCACGGACCCCACCGTGCGGAGGGAGGAGTGCAGCATCCCCGTGTGTG GTGGGCACGGCGTCACTGCGCCGCTGACCCCATACTCCAGCTCCACGAAGAATCTGTCACCTTCCTTGGAGTCATGTGTCCCTGATCGTGGCCAGCAGTACCAAGGTCGCCTAGCAGTGACCACACATGGGTCCCCCTGCCTGGTCTGGGCCAGCAGTGATGCCGAGGCCCTGAGCAAGGACCAGGACTTCAACCGGGAGGTGAAGCTGGTGGAGAACTTCTGCCGCAACCCAGACGGGGACGAGGAGGGCGTGTGGTGTTACGTGGCAGGGAAGCCTGGTTACTTCGAGTACTGCGACCTCAACTACTGCG AGGATCCACTGGATGAGGAGGCGGAAGACCAGTTCGGCGAGGACCCGGACGCGCCCATCGAGGGACGCACCACTGACCAGGACTTCCCGCTCTTCTTTGATGTGAAGACCTTCGGCTCTGGGGAGGCAG ACTGTGGGCTGAGGCCTCTGTTCGAGAAGAAGTCTGTAGAGGACAAAACGGAAAAGGAGCTTTTGGATTCCTACATTGACGGGCGCATCGTGGAGGGCTGGGACGCCGAGCTGGGCCTCGCACCCTG GCAGGTAATGATTTTCCGGAAGAGTCCTCAGGAGCTGCTGTGTGGGGCCAGCCTCATCAGTGACCGCTGGGTGCTCACAGCTGCCCACTGTCTCCTGTACCCGCCTTGGGACAAGAACTTCACTGAGAATGACCTTCTGGTGCGCATTGGCAAGCACTCCCGCACCAG GTACGAGCGAGGTGTTGAAAAGATCTCCATGCTGGAAAAGATCTATATCCACCCCAAGTACAACTGGAGGGACAACCTGGACCGGGACATCGCCCTCCTGAAGCTCAGGAGGCCCATTGCGTTCAGCGACCACGTCCACCCCGTGTGCCTCCCTGACAAGGAGACCACAACCAG aTTGTTCCACGCTGGATACAAAGGGCGGGTGACAGGCTGGGGCAACCTGAAGGAGACGTGGACGGGCCACATCGGAGAGGTGCAGCCCAGCGTCCTGCAGGTCGTGAACCTGCCCATCGTGGAGCACTCAGTCTGCAAGGCCTCCACCCGCATCCGCATCACCGACAACATGTTCTGTGCTG GTTTCAAGCCCGATGAAGGGAGACGAGGGGATGCTTGTGAAGGTGACAGTGGGGGACCTTTTGTCATGAAG AACCCCTTTAACAACCGCTGGTATCAGATAGGCGTCGTCTCATGGGGTGAAGGCTGCGACCGAAATGGAAAATATGGCTTCTACACACATGTGTTCCGCCTGAAGAAGTGGATACAGAAGGTCATTGGTCGGTCTGGAggttag